The nucleotide sequence TCATGCGGACGAAACAGAACTAGAAGTTCTCAATGAGCCGGGCCGTGAGGCCACAACAAGGTCTTATATGTGGATGTACCGTACAGGCAATGGGCATGATCCTATTGTTCTATACGATTATCAGCCATCAAGGGCAGGAGATAATGCCAAAACCTTCTTAAATGGATTTAAGGGTTATCTTCATGTTGATGCCTATGACGGTTATGACAAACTTTTGAAAGATTCCAAAGCCGGCGGTGCCATGGAAGTTACTCTCGTAGCGTGCTTCGCACATGCAAGGAGGTATTTCACTGATACCTTAAAGGCAGTGACTGATAAAGAAAGCTACATGTATACCTCTGCTTATCAAGGAGTCAAATATATTGATGAAATGTTTAAGCTTGAGGAAGAACTATCAAGTTTGTCATCTGAAGACCGGTATGATGAACGCCTTAGCAAACTTAAACCAATGCTAGAGGCTTATTTCTCATGGATTGAAAAGGAACACGCTCTTGCACTACCCAAATCAAGTTACGGGAAAGCTGTCAATTACTCATTCAATCAGAAGGATAAACTGATGAGTATACTCAAAGATGGCAGGCTGGAACTTAGCAATAACCGCGCCGAAAGGGCAATAAAGCCATTTGTCATTGGGAGAAAAAATTGGCTGTTCGCCAATACTCCGCAGGGAGCAAAGGCAAGTGCAGTTACTTATAGTATTATTGAAACTGCAAAGGAAAATGATCTTAATCCTTTTGAATACTTAAAATACTTATTTGAGCAGTTTCCAAATGTTGATATAAATGATTCTGAAGTTTTAGATTCTTTATTGCCTTGGTCATCTACCTTACCTAAATACTGTAAATCAAAACAAGTATAGCAGAGTCCCCATCTGAATAATAGGTGGGGACTATTTTACGCTTACAAAAAGAAGGGTTGGTATGTAATCTCCTGTGAATTAGTATAGATATTTTACACATATAAAAAACGCCAGAGGAAATCCTCTGACGTTTTTTTATCTGAGAAAAATCGTAATTGTAAGCATTGCAGCTTGTATTTGGGGGATAAATTATCTCTTTGAGAACTGTGGAGCTCTTCTTGCCTTTTTAAGACCGTATTTCTTTCTTTCCTTCATTCTTGGATCTCTAGTTAAGAACCCAGCCTTCTTTAGGGTTCCTCTTAGTGTTTCATCAGCTTTTACAAGAGCTCTTGCAATACCATGTCTTATAGCTCCTGCCTGACCTGTAAAACCACCACCGTGAACATTTACAAGTACATCATAAGAATCCTTTGTTCCAGTCAGAACAAGTGGTTGATTAACTATAATCTTTAAAGTGTCTAATCCGAAATATGTATCCATATCTCTTTTATTTATAATAACTTTTCCTTCACCTGGAACAAGTCTTACTCTTGCAACGGACTTCTTTCTTCTTCCAGTAGCACTGTATTGAACCTTAGCCATGATTTTTCCTCCCTTCACTTTCCATTAGTACTTTAATTCAAGTACTTCTGGTTTTTGTGCTGAATTGTTATGCTCTGCACCTCTGTAAACCTTAAGCTTCTTAAGCATTTGTCTTCCAAGAGGTCCCTTCGGAAGCATTCTTCTAACTGCTTCTTCAAATGCGAATTCAGGCTTCTTAGCTAATACTTCTCTGTATGGAGTTTCTTTTAATCCACCTGGATATAATGAGTGATGTCTCATCATTTTCTGGTCTAATTTCTTTCCTGTTAAAACTACCTTTTCAGCGTTTATAACTATAACGAAATCTCCAGTATCAACATTTGGTGTAAATGTTGGCTTATTCTTACCTCTTAATATTGTAGCAACCTGACTAGCAACTCTACCAAGTGGCTTTCCTGCAGCATCAACTACATACCACTTTCTTTCAATTTCATTTGGCTTTGCAATGTATGATTTCATCTTTTTCCCTCCTTGAAAACCTGCGTTCATTATCTTCTATTTCAAGACCCGGGGCTAGTGGATCTTAATAACTTCCTTAACAAACATTATTATTATAATACAATCATCCGGGCGTGTCAATGTTTTTTTCACCACGAATATTAAAATTAATAATAAACTTTTTCTAGGCATAGTCCCTGAGGCGACACTGACTTTCCAGCCTTAGTTCTGTCCTTGCTAGCTATTATTTCCGGTATTTGTCCCGGAGATATTTTACCTATTCCCACATTTATAAGAGTACCTACTATTATTCTCATCATATTATATAAAAATCCGTCTGCTGTACAATATATCTTTATAAGGGGGGCTTCCACGCTTATATCTAATTGACTTATGGTTCGTGTGGTTGTCTTTACAGAACTCCCTAAGTTTCTGAAGGCAGCAAAATCATGGGTGCCTAAAAAATGTAAAGCTGCTTCCTCCATCCAGCTGATGTTAAGAGGCTGAGCTACGTGACCTACATAATTTCTTAATAAGGCTGAGTTCACTAGCTGGTTTAATATAGTATAGCAGTATGTTTTTCCTTTGCTGTCATATCTTGCATGAAAGTCCATATCCACTTCCATGGATTCCAGTACCCTTATGTCCTCAGGCAGCTTAGTGTTCAGAGCTTCCCTTATTCGTTCGCTTGGAATACTGCTATTAGTATGAAAATTGCATATAAATTCTCTGGCATGTACCTTGGCATCAGTTCTGCTGCATCCTATGACATTACATCTTTCAGAGGTAATAATAAAAATGGCATCTTCTAGAGCCTGCTGTACAGTAACTATATTTTTTTGTCTTTGCCATCCGCCATAATTTGTTCCATCATATTCAAGCGCCAGTTTAATATTTTTCATGTCTCTCCTCTAAACTTTATGGTATATTAAGCATTCTTACTATGATTGTTATTGCTATAAAAAGGATGAAAAACAATATAGCAATTAAATCATCATAGGTAAGTTTTAATACCTTCATTCTGGTTCTACCTTCTCCCCCTCTGTAACATCTAGCTTCCATAGCCATGGCTAATTCGTCTGCCCTTCTAAAGGAACTTATAAAAAGCGGTACCAGTAAGGGGATAAGACTTTTTGCCTTTGCCAGTATATTTCCCGAGTCAAAATCAGCTCCTCTTGCCATCTGAGCTTTCATAATCTTATCAGTCTCATCCATAAGTGTAGGTATAAATCTTAATGCTATAGTCATCATCATGGCTAATTCATGGGCAGGCACACCAATTTTTTTAAAGGGATTTAACAAACGCTCAATACCATCTGTAAGTTCTATTGGTGATGTGGTAAGCGTCAGAATTGATGTTCCTGCTATTAGGAAGATCAGTCTAAGTGCCATGAAAGCAGCTATTCTTAAACCTTCATCATAGATTTTAATAAACTTCCATACAAAGATCAGTTGTCCATTTCTTGTCATTAACATATTGAGCAAAGCCGTTATAATCAAAAGAACAAATACTGGCTTTAAACCTTTATATACATAACTTGGAGACAACTTTGCTATAGCAATTACAAAACATATAAATGTCAAAACAAAGACATATCCACTAAAATTTGTGATAATGAATAAATCTATTATAAAGAGTATAGATAGTATTATTTTAACTCTGGGGTCTAATCTATGTACGAAGGAATCTCCGGGCACATATTGACCAATTGTTATATTCTTTACCATGACCTTAACCTTCCTTCCGCTACTTAAAAATCTTGGTTAATGCATCTAAGGCTTGATTAATAGTGAATATTTCTTCAGAAATATCAATGCCTCTGTCTCTTAATTCCCTTATTAGATAGGTTACCTGAGGTACTGCAAGCCCAACGGATTCTAGAAGCTCTATCTCCTTAAAGACAAGGGAAGGTTTTCCGTCAAGTATTGCCTTTCCTTTATCCATTACAATAATCCTATCTGCTAATTTTGCCACATCTTCCATACTATGAGATACAAGTATTATGGTCATTCCATATTCATTGTGTAAATTTTTTATTTGCTGTAGAATTTCATCCCTCCCCTTAGGATCCAGTCCTGCTGTGGGTTCATCCAGTATAAGAACCTTAGGTTCCATTGCCACTACACCTGCAATTGCAACCCTTCTTTTTTGACCTCCACTTAGTTCAAAAGGGGACTTATCCTTATACTTTTCATAATTTAAGCCAACAATTTCCATAGCCCTTTTAACCCTGCTTAAAACTTTTTCTCCATCCAGTCCTAATTTTTCAGGGCCAAAGCTTATATCCTTTTCTATAGTTTCTTCAAATAACTGATATTCCGGGTACTGAAATACCAAACCAACTCTTTTTCTTACATCGCTAAGCTTTACCTTACCATCAGTTATGCAGGTTCCATCTACCTCAATTCTTCCTGAGGTTGGCTTTAACAATCCATTTAGATGCTGAACTAAAGTAGACTTTCCAGATCCCGTATGGCCTATCAGCGCCACAAATTCTCCATTGTTGATTTCTATGTTTACATTATCTAAAGCCTTTTTCTCAAAGGGAGTACCAGGCATATATACATGAGTTAAGTTTTCTACCTTAATTGACATAATGCATTCACCATCTCACTTATCGTTAATATATCGTTGCTAATATTAATACCTTTTTTACTCAGTTCATAGGCTAGCTCTGTAACCTGTGGAACATCAAGTCCAATGCTCTTCATTTCAGGTACCTTGCTGAATACTTCCCTTGGCGTTCCAGTAAGCTTAACTTTACCTTCATCCATAACTATAATCCTATCAGCCTCTACTGCTTCTTCCATATAGTGAGTTATAAGAATTATTGTAATTCCTAAGTCTCTGTTCAACTTTGTTATGGTCTTAATAACTTCTTTTCTTCCTGATGGGTCCAGCATTGCCGTAGGTTCATCTAAAATTATGCATTGCGGCCTCATCGCCAGTATACCTGCTATAGCTACCCTCTGTTTCTGACCACCGGATAGCAGATGGGGGGCATGTCGTCTATAATCATACATATTTACTGTTTGTAAACTTTCATCCACTCTTTTCCTGATTTCTTCGCTGGGTATTCCTAGGTTCTCAGGTCCAAAAGCTACATCTTCTTCTACTATGGTAGCTACCAGTTGGTTATCAGGATTCTGAAATACCATTCCTGCTTTACTTCGTATTTCCCATAGTAGATCTTGTTGTTGAGTGTCCATTGTATCTACATATACCTTTCCCTCAGTAGGCAAAAGTAAAGCATTCATATGCTTTGCCAGTGTAGATTTACCTGAACCGTTATGTCCAAGTATAACAAGAAACTCACCTTTCTTGACCTCAATATTCACTCCGTCAATCGCAACTCTCTCTTCTTTAACCTCATTGCCGGTATACTTGAAAACAACATTATCGCATTTTATCATATTATCTAACATGTGCATATCCCCTTTTTATTATATAATCCCCACTAGGAATTAGACTGAACTACTATGCAATCTAATTTCTAGTATGGACTATACGCGGTTTAATTATAATAAAACGGGGACTAAGTCAGACATACACTTAATCCCCTTTTGTCTTTAAACCAGCTCAAGTATAACGACTTCAGCGCCGTCTCCTCTTCTTGGTCCAACTTTATACATTCTAGTATATCCGCCTTTTCTTTCAGCATACTTTGGTGCAACATTATCAAATAGATTTTTAACAACGTCCTCCTCAGTAATAAAAGAAAGAACTTGTCTTCTTGCATGCAAATCCCCTCTTTTAGCAAGAGTGATCATCTTTTCTGCAAGAGATCTTGTTTCCTTAGCTCTAGTAACAGTTGTTTCTATTTTACCGTGCTTTAGAAAACTTGTAACTAGATTTCTAAGCATAGCTTTTCTATGGTCTGTAGGAAGACCTAATTTACGATATCCTGCCATGTCTTTACCTCCTTACTCATCGCTTTCTTTTAAACTCAACCCAAGATCACGCAGCTTTTTTTCTACTTCTTCTAATGATTTTTTACCAAGATTTCTAACCTTCATCATATCTTCCATAGATCTCTCGGATAATTCTTGAACAGTATTTATACCTGCTCTCTTCAGGCAGTTATAGCTTCTGACAGAAAGATCCAATTCTTCTATTGTCATTTCAAGAACCTTTTCTTTCTTGTCTTCTTCTTTCTCTACCATAATTTCAACATTATTAGCGTGGTCTGTTAGAGTCATAAATAGTTTGAAATGCTCAATCAATATCTTAGCAGATAAGCTTATGGCTTCATCAGTTTTAATTGTTCCATTAGTCCATATTTCTATGGTAAGCTTATCATAGTCTGTAATTTGGCCAACTCTTGTATTATCTACAGTGAAGTTAACTCTCTTTACAGGAGTATATATGGAATCTACCGGAATAGTGGATATGCTAAGTTCCTCACTCTTGTTCTTAGTTTGTGATACATATCCTCTTCCCCTGTTAACTGTTATCTCCATATATAATTTTGCGTCATCGTCAAGGGTGGCGATATGTAAGTCCTTATTTACAATTTCTACATCGCCATCAGTTTTAATATCTCCGCCCTTAACTTCTCCAGGTCCTTTAGCATCAATATATATGGTTTTAGGGCCATCTCCAGTCATTTTCAGCGCAAGAGCTTTTATATTAAGTATTAACTCAGGAACATCTTCCTTAACGCCCTGTACTGTTGAAAACTCATGTAGTACTCCATCTATTTTTACAGCATTAGCTGCTACACCAGGTAAGGATGAGAGAAGAATTCTTCTCAAAGCATTCCCCAGTGTAATACCGTAACCTCTCTCTAGGGGTTCTACTACAAACTTGCCATATGTGCCGTCATCACTAGACTCAACACATTCTATTTTTGGCTTTTCTATCTCTAACATTCACAAACCCTCCTTATTAATTAAATGGCAACCTTATTTTGAGGGCAACTGATTCTTTTTTGCCAAGCCTGAATTCTTTACTTAGCTGTGTATATCTCAAACTAAGCCATTCAATGTTAATTCGATGTACTGAATTAATTATTACTTGCTGTATAACTCAACAATTAATGTTTCATTAACTGGTACTTGTATATCAGCTCTTGATGGCTCAGTTATTATCTTACCTTCAAAGTTTTCTGGGTTTCCGCTCAACCAATTTGGCAGAGTTTTTGGATTTTCAGCAAAACCCTTGAATAATTCGCTTTGTCTGCTTTTTTCTTTTACAGTTATAACATCGTTAACAGAAACTTGGTATGATGGAATATCAACCTTTTTTCCGTTTACAAGGAAATGTCCATGAGTTACAAGCTGTCTAGCTTCTTTTCTGGAATCTCCATATCCTAATCTGTATACTACGTTATCCAATCTCATTTCAAGAAGTTTTAACAAGTTTTCACCTGTTATTCCTCTCATTCTATCGGCCTTTTCATAGTAAGTTCTGAATTGACCTTCTAAAATACCGTAAATTCTTCTTGCTTTTTGCTTTTCTCTTAACTGAACTCCATAGTTAGATAACTTTTTCTTGTTAGCACCATGTTGCCCAGGTGCATAATTTCTTCTATCTATAGCACATTTGCCTGTGTAACATCTATCCCCTTTAAGGAATAACTTCATACCTTCTCTTCTGCAAAGTCTGCATACAGCTCCAGTATATCTTGCCATTAACTACACCTCCTGTTACTTCTACTATTATACTCTTCTTCTTTTTGGTGGTCTGCATCCATTGTGTGGTATAGGAGTAACATCTTTTATCATTGTTATTTCCAAACCAGCAGCTTGAAGAGATCTTATAGCAGCCTCTCTACCTGCTCCAGGTCCCTTTACAAATACCTGAACAGTTCTCAAGCCATGTTCCATAGCAGCTTTTGAAGCTGTCTCAGCTGCCATCTGTGCAGCGAAAGGAGTGCTCTTTCTTGAACCTCTGAAGCCTAGTGCACCGGCACTTGACCAAGAAAGTGCATTTCCAACACTGTCAGTTATTGTTACGATTGAGTTGTTAAAAGTTGATTTAATATGAGCTGCTCCGTGCTCAACATTTTTTCTTTCTTTTCTTCTTCTAGTCTTCTTTACCTTTTGAGCTGCCATTATTGTCCCTCCTTACTACTTCTTTTTCTTACCTGCTATTGTTCTCTTTGGACCTTTTCTTGTTCTAGCATTAGTCTTTGTTCTTTGTCCTCTAACTGGAAGGCCCTTTCTGTGTCTTATACCTCTGTAGCAGCCTATTTCCATAAGTCTCTTGATATTAAGAGCGATATCTCTTCTAAGGTCACCTTCAACCTTAACGTTCTTGTTCACATAATCTCTTAGCTTATTAACTTCTTCTTCAGTTAAATCCCTAACTCTTGTATCTGGATTAACACCAGTTTCAGCTAACATCTTTTGAGCAGTTGGTAGTCCTATTCCAAAAATATAAGTTAGTGCTACTTCAACTCTCTTTTCTTTTGGTATATCTACACCAGCAATTCTTGCCATTAAAATTTACACCTCCTAGGTTTTATGTCCATAGTTAAATATAATTTTTATATAAAGTTTTGGTAAGTAGTACTTAGACTACTCCAGCCGCCTCCAAAACTGAATAAACTTTACAATTTGAAATTAACCCTGCTTTTGTTTGTGCTTAGGGTTTTCACATATAACCATTACTCTGCCTTTTCTCTTTATAACCTTGCATTTCTCGCAAATCGGCTTTACTGACGGTCTTACTTTCATAGTTAACCCTCCTTATCACTTTGCTCTCCAGGTAATTCTCCCTCTCGTCAGATCATATGGAGAAAGTTCCACTGTAACTTTATCACCTGGCAAAATTCTAATAAAATTCATTCTTAATTTTCCAGATATATGGCCTAATATCTTATGACCACTTTCTAACTCTACTAAAAACATTGCATTTGGCAAAGCTTCAAGCACAGTACCTTGCATCTCAATTACATCTTCCTTTGACATAAGGTAATCAAACCTCCTTATTTATGTCATTCAACTGCAAATACCTTCTAATAGTTGAATTGCTTAACTCATTACCTGATAATATATCTCTCTTTATGTCCTCAGCTATTATATCAGTAAAGCGTAAATGCCTCAACTTTTTTTTCTTGGGTTTATTTTCAGTTCTTAGCCTTCCATCAACTAATAGTACATAATTATCACTAATCATATCTATTACAATATAATATTTGCCTTCATCTCTTCCTGCTGTTGAAAGAACTACTCTACCTAGTACCTCATCCTTTTCCAAAGCTTTCACCTCAATGCTTACCCTTTACTATATAACCGATCGTATTATTAAAGTGTTAATATTTCCGGTCCGTTATCTAGTATGGCAACAGTATTTTCATAGTGCGCAGATAATCCTCCATCCACTGTTACGACTGTCCAGCCATTATCTAATGTTTTTACATGATAACCACCAGTATTAACCATCGGCTCAATGGCCAGCACCATACCTGCAGAAAGTTTCGGCCCTCTTCCCGGACTTCCGTAGTTTGGTACATCCGGATCTTCATGCATAT is from Clostridium thermarum and encodes:
- the tnpC gene encoding IS66 family transposase — encoded protein: MSKTEVKSFNLENYSRKELEDAFIKLSIEKEQAELRLKWYEEQYKLNKQRLFGKSSEKNIDGQINMPIFNEAESERQPFTAEPNLDDCAKQQQSSSKAKKLKGKREKDLSDLPKQIVEYKLSAEEQVCSQCGGQLHEVRSEIRRELEVIPAQIIVKEIHSMIYSCRKCEKEDITVPMISAPTPKPVIKGSIASSSIIAYIMTRKYVDATPLYRQEQEYKRRGLPVNRQNMANWIIRAAQDWLNPLYLRLRKYLTDYDVAHADETELEVLNEPGREATTRSYMWMYRTGNGHDPIVLYDYQPSRAGDNAKTFLNGFKGYLHVDAYDGYDKLLKDSKAGGAMEVTLVACFAHARRYFTDTLKAVTDKESYMYTSAYQGVKYIDEMFKLEEELSSLSSEDRYDERLSKLKPMLEAYFSWIEKEHALALPKSSYGKAVNYSFNQKDKLMSILKDGRLELSNNRAERAIKPFVIGRKNWLFANTPQGAKASAVTYSIIETAKENDLNPFEYLKYLFEQFPNVDINDSEVLDSLLPWSSTLPKYCKSKQV
- the rpsI gene encoding 30S ribosomal protein S9, which translates into the protein MAKVQYSATGRRKKSVARVRLVPGEGKVIINKRDMDTYFGLDTLKIIVNQPLVLTGTKDSYDVLVNVHGGGFTGQAGAIRHGIARALVKADETLRGTLKKAGFLTRDPRMKERKKYGLKKARRAPQFSKR
- the rplM gene encoding 50S ribosomal protein L13, which gives rise to MKSYIAKPNEIERKWYVVDAAGKPLGRVASQVATILRGKNKPTFTPNVDTGDFVIVINAEKVVLTGKKLDQKMMRHHSLYPGGLKETPYREVLAKKPEFAFEEAVRRMLPKGPLGRQMLKKLKVYRGAEHNNSAQKPEVLELKY
- the truA gene encoding tRNA pseudouridine(38-40) synthase TruA codes for the protein MKNIKLALEYDGTNYGGWQRQKNIVTVQQALEDAIFIITSERCNVIGCSRTDAKVHAREFICNFHTNSSIPSERIREALNTKLPEDIRVLESMEVDMDFHARYDSKGKTYCYTILNQLVNSALLRNYVGHVAQPLNISWMEEAALHFLGTHDFAAFRNLGSSVKTTTRTISQLDISVEAPLIKIYCTADGFLYNMMRIIVGTLINVGIGKISPGQIPEIIASKDRTKAGKSVSPQGLCLEKVYY
- a CDS encoding energy-coupling factor transporter transmembrane component T family protein, giving the protein MVKNITIGQYVPGDSFVHRLDPRVKIILSILFIIDLFIITNFSGYVFVLTFICFVIAIAKLSPSYVYKGLKPVFVLLIITALLNMLMTRNGQLIFVWKFIKIYDEGLRIAAFMALRLIFLIAGTSILTLTTSPIELTDGIERLLNPFKKIGVPAHELAMMMTIALRFIPTLMDETDKIMKAQMARGADFDSGNILAKAKSLIPLLVPLFISSFRRADELAMAMEARCYRGGEGRTRMKVLKLTYDDLIAILFFILFIAITIIVRMLNIP
- a CDS encoding energy-coupling factor transporter ATPase, producing the protein MSIKVENLTHVYMPGTPFEKKALDNVNIEINNGEFVALIGHTGSGKSTLVQHLNGLLKPTSGRIEVDGTCITDGKVKLSDVRKRVGLVFQYPEYQLFEETIEKDISFGPEKLGLDGEKVLSRVKRAMEIVGLNYEKYKDKSPFELSGGQKRRVAIAGVVAMEPKVLILDEPTAGLDPKGRDEILQQIKNLHNEYGMTIILVSHSMEDVAKLADRIIVMDKGKAILDGKPSLVFKEIELLESVGLAVPQVTYLIRELRDRGIDISEEIFTINQALDALTKIFK
- a CDS encoding energy-coupling factor transporter ATPase: MLDNMIKCDNVVFKYTGNEVKEERVAIDGVNIEVKKGEFLVILGHNGSGKSTLAKHMNALLLPTEGKVYVDTMDTQQQDLLWEIRSKAGMVFQNPDNQLVATIVEEDVAFGPENLGIPSEEIRKRVDESLQTVNMYDYRRHAPHLLSGGQKQRVAIAGILAMRPQCIILDEPTAMLDPSGRKEVIKTITKLNRDLGITIILITHYMEEAVEADRIIVMDEGKVKLTGTPREVFSKVPEMKSIGLDVPQVTELAYELSKKGINISNDILTISEMVNALCQLR
- the rplQ gene encoding 50S ribosomal protein L17; protein product: MAGYRKLGLPTDHRKAMLRNLVTSFLKHGKIETTVTRAKETRSLAEKMITLAKRGDLHARRQVLSFITEEDVVKNLFDNVAPKYAERKGGYTRMYKVGPRRGDGAEVVILELV
- a CDS encoding DNA-directed RNA polymerase subunit alpha; translated protein: MLEIEKPKIECVESSDDGTYGKFVVEPLERGYGITLGNALRRILLSSLPGVAANAVKIDGVLHEFSTVQGVKEDVPELILNIKALALKMTGDGPKTIYIDAKGPGEVKGGDIKTDGDVEIVNKDLHIATLDDDAKLYMEITVNRGRGYVSQTKNKSEELSISTIPVDSIYTPVKRVNFTVDNTRVGQITDYDKLTIEIWTNGTIKTDEAISLSAKILIEHFKLFMTLTDHANNVEIMVEKEEDKKEKVLEMTIEELDLSVRSYNCLKRAGINTVQELSERSMEDMMKVRNLGKKSLEEVEKKLRDLGLSLKESDE
- the rpsD gene encoding 30S ribosomal protein S4, which translates into the protein MARYTGAVCRLCRREGMKLFLKGDRCYTGKCAIDRRNYAPGQHGANKKKLSNYGVQLREKQKARRIYGILEGQFRTYYEKADRMRGITGENLLKLLEMRLDNVVYRLGYGDSRKEARQLVTHGHFLVNGKKVDIPSYQVSVNDVITVKEKSRQSELFKGFAENPKTLPNWLSGNPENFEGKIITEPSRADIQVPVNETLIVELYSK
- the rpsK gene encoding 30S ribosomal protein S11; its protein translation is MAAQKVKKTRRRKERKNVEHGAAHIKSTFNNSIVTITDSVGNALSWSSAGALGFRGSRKSTPFAAQMAAETASKAAMEHGLRTVQVFVKGPGAGREAAIRSLQAAGLEITMIKDVTPIPHNGCRPPKRRRV
- the rpsM gene encoding 30S ribosomal protein S13, producing MARIAGVDIPKEKRVEVALTYIFGIGLPTAQKMLAETGVNPDTRVRDLTEEEVNKLRDYVNKNVKVEGDLRRDIALNIKRLMEIGCYRGIRHRKGLPVRGQRTKTNARTRKGPKRTIAGKKKK
- the rpmJ gene encoding 50S ribosomal protein L36 yields the protein MKVRPSVKPICEKCKVIKRKGRVMVICENPKHKQKQG
- the infA gene encoding translation initiation factor IF-1, with protein sequence MSKEDVIEMQGTVLEALPNAMFLVELESGHKILGHISGKLRMNFIRILPGDKVTVELSPYDLTRGRITWRAK
- a CDS encoding KOW domain-containing RNA-binding protein; the encoded protein is MEKDEVLGRVVLSTAGRDEGKYYIVIDMISDNYVLLVDGRLRTENKPKKKKLRHLRFTDIIAEDIKRDILSGNELSNSTIRRYLQLNDINKEV